The nucleotide sequence CCTTCGAGAATACGGTCGAGGCGCTGGACAAGAGCGGCCAGAGGCTGGACCGCGTGCTCTCCGTCTTCGGCGTGATGACGAGCAACATGGCGACGCCCGAATATCAGGCGCTCGACAAGGAATGGTCGCCCAAGCTCTCGGCGGCCTATGACGAGATCATCCTCAACCCCAAGCTCTTCCAGCGCGTGAAGGCGGTGTACGCGGCCCGCGAGACTTCGGGCCTTGACGCCAAGCAGCAGCGGCTGGTGACCCGCCTCTACGACCAGTTCGTCCGCCGCGGCGCCAATCTCAACGAAGAGCAGAAGAAGCAGCTTTCGGCCTACAACCAGCAGCTGGCCGAGAAGTTCGCGACCTTCAGCGAGAAGGTGCTGGCCGACGAGAGCACCTACATCACCGCCACCGAGGCTGAACTCGCCGGCGTGCCCGACGACGTGAAGGCCGCCGCCGCGTCCGCCGCCAAGGAGCGGAGCCTGCCGGAGGGCAGCTACGCCATCGTCAACACCCGCTCGGCGGTCGATCCGGTGCTGACCTTCGCCGACAACCGCGCGCTGCGCGAGAAGGTCTGGAAGGCTTTCGTCAACCGCGGCGACAATGGCGATGCCAACGACACCAACGCGCTCATCGCCGACATCGTGAAGCTGCGCGCCGACCGCGCCAAGCTGCTCGGCTTCGAGAACCACGCCGAGTGGCGGATGCAGGACACGATGGCCGGCACGCCCGCCGAGGCACAGGAGCTGATGATGCGCGTCTGGCCGGCGGCCATCGCGCGCGTGAAGGAGGAGGTCGCCGACCAGCAGGCGGTCGCCGACAAGCTCGGCCACAACATTACGATCGAGCCGTGGGACTATCGCTACTATCAGGAGAAGGTCCGCAAGGAGCGCTACGATCTCTCCCAGGAGGAGATCAAACCCTACTTCGCCCTCGATAACATCATCGAAGCCTCCTACTGGGCGGCGGGCGAGCTGTACGGGCTGGACTTCAAGGAGATCACCGGCACCGTTCCCACCTGGCATCCGGACATCCGCGTCTACAGCGTCACCGATCGCAAGACCGGCGACCAGATCGGCGTCTTCTACCGCGACGATTTCGCGCGCACCGGCAAGCGTTCGGGCGCCTGGGCGACGACCTATCGCAGCCACGCCGGCCTTCTCGGTGACGAAATCGTGCTCGGCTCGAACAACAACAACTTCGTGAAGCCGGCGCCGGGCGAGCCCGTGCTGATCAGCCTCGACGATGCCGAGACGCTGTTCCACGAATTCGGTCACGCCATCCACTATTTCCTGTCGGACGTCCATTATCCGAGCTTCGGCGGGACGCCGCGGGACTTTGTGGAGTATCCGAGCCAGGTCAACGAGAACTGGCTGATGACGCCAGCCGTGCTCAGCAAGTTCGCGAAGCACTACAAGACGGGCGAGGCGATGCCGCAGGCGCTGATCGACAAGATCGAGAAGGCGCAGACCTTCAACCAGGGTTTCGCGACGACGGAATATCTGTCGTCCGCGCTGGTCGACATGGCGCTTCACACCGATGCCGACGGCGTCGTCGATCCCGACACGTTCGAGCGGGAGACGCTGGCGAAGCTCGGCATGCCCGAAGAGTTGGTGATGCGGCACCGCCTGCCGCACTTCAACCACCTCTTCTCGTCGGACAGCTACTCGGCCGGCTATTACTCCTACCTGTGGTCGGAGACGATGGACGCCGACACCTGGGCGGCGTTCGAGGAGACCGGCAACGTCTGGGACAAGGCGACGGCCGAGCGGTTCAAGGCGACCTTGCTCTCCACCGGCAACGAGACCGACCGCGCCGAGGCCTATCGGGCCTTCCGCGGCCGCGATCCGGACGTGAACGCGCTCCTCAAGAAGCGCGGCTTTCCGACGAACTGAGCCATTCCTCCCCACGATTTTCGTGGGGAGGACATAAAGAAAGCGGCGCCTCCCTCAGGAGACGCCGCTTTTTCTCTGTACAAAGCGAAGGTTCAGTTCTCGGGGGTGGCCGCGGCCATCGCCGGCCGCTCGAGCGCGGCGATCAGAACGTCGAGCTGCGCATCGCAGTCGTTTTCGATGAGCGTCGATGCCATCGCTTCCGGCTCCGGCGGCTCGGCCGCGAGCGTCTTGAAAGTCACGACGGTCGGCTTCTCGGCGCCGCCCCAGTTCAGGCGATACTGGGCGCCGGAGGTGACGGCGAGATCGGACGGCCAGGAGACGGTCGGCTCGCCGGCCTGCCACTGGACCGTGCGGTTCGCGCCGTCGCTGGCCCGCGTGACCGTCAGCGTCACCGGCTTGGTCGCATCGGCGCGCCACAGCGTGACATGCGCCGGATCGGTCAGGCAGACATTGGAGCTCTTGGCGACGTCGACATGCCAGATGCTCGCCGGGCGGACGTCGGTCGCTCCGCCGACATTGCGCACAGCCCCGATGCGAGCCCGCCGCGCCGGGCCGCCCGCAACCGAAGCGATCGCCGATCGATTATTCGCCTGGGCGGGGCCGCTGGGCGTGAAGGTGCCCGGCCCCCGAAGCGTGCGGGTGCCGCGGCTGTCGAGCAGGACGAGCGTGTCGTTGGCCTGCAGAGTGATGCGCGCGTCGTCGGCGAGTTTCTTGCCGGCCGGGAAGCTCCGGGCCGACGGGCCGAGCGCCCGAACGACGAGTGCTTCCGCCGCCGCGGCGGTGGCGCTGGACGCGATCAACAAAGCCGCGGCAAGACGCGCGGCAATGGCTTTATTTGGACCCCAAGACAAAGTGACCTCCCGGACCTGCTTCTCTTATCCTATACACAAAATTAGCCAGCGCCGCATCTTCCTTATGGGCCTCAGCCAACTGTTCCAATTCGGGAAGTGCGGACATGTCGCCGCCGTCGAACCGCTCCCATAGAGTAGTGAGCGTCTGCCGGAGCGTTGTGTCCATTTGCGGCGCGGGCTCCCAGACTTCGACCGGCG is from Sphingosinicella humi and encodes:
- a CDS encoding M3 family metallopeptidase; its protein translation is MKAVFLTGAAALALGGAIAAVPVAAQDAATGQASAKAQAAVPSNILLADWSGPYDGVPPFDKATPQMFPEALQFAIDEQRREVLAIADNPAAATFENTVEALDKSGQRLDRVLSVFGVMTSNMATPEYQALDKEWSPKLSAAYDEIILNPKLFQRVKAVYAARETSGLDAKQQRLVTRLYDQFVRRGANLNEEQKKQLSAYNQQLAEKFATFSEKVLADESTYITATEAELAGVPDDVKAAAASAAKERSLPEGSYAIVNTRSAVDPVLTFADNRALREKVWKAFVNRGDNGDANDTNALIADIVKLRADRAKLLGFENHAEWRMQDTMAGTPAEAQELMMRVWPAAIARVKEEVADQQAVADKLGHNITIEPWDYRYYQEKVRKERYDLSQEEIKPYFALDNIIEASYWAAGELYGLDFKEITGTVPTWHPDIRVYSVTDRKTGDQIGVFYRDDFARTGKRSGAWATTYRSHAGLLGDEIVLGSNNNNFVKPAPGEPVLISLDDAETLFHEFGHAIHYFLSDVHYPSFGGTPRDFVEYPSQVNENWLMTPAVLSKFAKHYKTGEAMPQALIDKIEKAQTFNQGFATTEYLSSALVDMALHTDADGVVDPDTFERETLAKLGMPEELVMRHRLPHFNHLFSSDSYSAGYYSYLWSETMDADTWAAFEETGNVWDKATAERFKATLLSTGNETDRAEAYRAFRGRDPDVNALLKKRGFPTN